Within Lolium rigidum isolate FL_2022 chromosome 5, APGP_CSIRO_Lrig_0.1, whole genome shotgun sequence, the genomic segment TTTTCCAGCCGTATGTTGGAtacccaaaatcacttctcttaCTAATTGAAACATCACCTTTTCCTTAACATTGTTCTGTTTTGTGATAGTTCCAATTAAAATTCATGAAAGCAATTGGGTTGAAATAAAAACTTGTTTATAGTTTGTACAATCGTTATAGTTCTGTGAGATTGAATGACCAAGAACTATACAGTGCATTATTTTCTCCTACTGAAGTTCCTTATtcagcttttttttttgtttctatttGTCTCTGAAACCAGGATCATCTCAACTGATTAGTATGATTGGAAGTTCATATCCATCGTCTGGAGGTTCATTATCCCAGAACCAAATGCAAGGTGGTAATAATTCTCTAGGTTCTATGGGGATGCTACATGACCATGGTGACAACGCTCCATTCGACATCAATGATTTTCCCCAGTTGACTGGCCGACCTAGTTCTGCTGGTGGGCCGCAAGGACAATATGGTAATGCTAAATGCTGGAAAACCGTGAATATTTCCCCCAAATTCTGGAGGATGCTTTGCCAACCTCTTTAAATTGCAGGATCACTACGGAAGCAAGGAGTTGGTGTTAACACTATTGTTCAACAAAACCAGGAATTCAGTATTCAAAATGAAGATTTCCCGGCGTTGCCAGGATTTAAAGGTGGTTACAGTTGAATTATTCTAGAACCTATCCGACTCAGTGAGATTGTCCACATTATACTTTTGTTGTATTGGTGCATGATTATCTAATTGTGTTACTTTGTGACCTTAAAGTTCGTATCAGTTTACATGTctattagagcaattccaatagtatagccaactgttagcTATAACAagttgtcatatcatttgtagtcatcttatagctaacatgtataatagttggctataagaatgaagcactttactaacatatgtcccacctttcactctcacaaagtgcctaggagcacgtgcaagagttggctattgcatagtagcccatctCCATTCTctatcctcttctctctcctccaattcatctaaaatatattatttaatgtcttatagttagctgactagactctattgtacttgctcttactatACAGACCTGCTACTCTGTACTTATTTACTCCAGCATTTGAACAGCTTACTTCCCAACAATACCACCCTGTCATAAAATCCTCTATCTTGTGTAGAGTCCATTGCTTTTTTACTTGTCTACTATGGAATGCTGTGATCTTTTCCTCGGGTTAACAATACCACCCtgtcataaaattctctatcttgtGTAGAGTCCATTGCTTTTTTACTTGTCTACTATGGAATGCTGTGATCTTTTCCTCGGTTTAACTAATGGTTAGTACCGTGCCACTTTTCACTAACCTAACTAGGAGATGTCCCGCGTTGCAGCAGAATTTATAGCACAATTTTCTTGTAACACAATCATAAGAGAGGCAAGAAGGTGAGAAGGCGGCATTTTCTCGAGAGGGCCAGTTCCCAGTAGGGTAGAACCATTCAGCTGGCGTGGCCTCACGAGGATCCAGAGAAAATTATAGTAAATGCTTATGTGGGTAGTGGCTTTATAAGATATACAGATGCTAAATCAAgggttcaaatatgcatgatgcatTTGCAATGATAATAACAAATTATAGTAAATGCTTAGTGGGTAGTGGCTTTATAAGATATACAGATGCCAAATCAAGGATTCAAATATGCACGATGCATTTGCAATAATAATAACAATAATAACTACAGTTGTAATATGATGCTCCAACTGGAATTACCATGAATCCTACTTAGAACATTGGTGGCCCCCTAGGAAAAATGCGCCAAACATTGTTCAGATATTACGGTCCAGGCGTAACTTGCTTACATCCCATGCCGTTCAGATGAACCTGTACCTGTATTTTGCGGCGAGGAATGgaagcatataatttttttaCATATGTGGGACAGTTTTTGTACATGAGATAGGACGGAGCAAGCTTTAAAAAGGCACTAGGTGTTAATTAAGCGTTTTACCATCATCACCTAGCACTTAAGTTATTTACATTTAGGGGAGGATGATAAATTTTCTTTCGTGTGACAACTCATACAAAGAATTTATGGTACCTTTCTGTTATATCATGACTAATGTTTAATAGATGGAAATGTATTCATATTTTCAAATATCGTTGCTACTCTTCGTATAAAGCATGAGCTAAAAATTACGTATGATATGAGGCATAGCAACAAAACCATTGAGAGGTGATCAGTGAATTTAATTCTCGTGCTTACTATGGCTATAATTCATTTAAGCTTAGCGTGGCAGTAAATTTATTACTCCCTCGAGCTCCAGTTAGTTGACGCAGAGACATCATCAGTTATCCATAGTGCAAGTAATAGGCTGCGACAAGTAATTCAGGCCAGAGGGAGTAACATTATTTTTAGTCTCATGGCCAACCGTGTCGACCATTAGGGATTAGAAGAATGTCAAAATTGTGTGCAACATTTATTAAGAGATTGTTGCTACAGCTACCAATTAGGCTGTCCACACGTATACCACACGTATTGCGACAAGTAATTCAGGCCATCCAGTGTATTAGGCTTTATTTTCTTGTCCCCACTTGGTTACATCTAGATAGCTATACCGATCAATACAAATTGTTGCAATTAGGTTTTCAGCTCCAACTGTGTAAGTATCTAGTTTTTCTTTCTAAAATAGTTGTATTTGCGTGACCGGACCATCGTGCTATAAAATGTGATTTATCATTTGTTAGGTCAACTTTAGCGCCAAACTCCTTTAATGGTACCACATGTTTTGCTGGTTTTAATATCTCAAACTTTTGACCTATTCTTTCCACGTCGGACATGCTCAAGCATTAATGCTTCATAACGCAGGAAATAAAACAAGACCGTGTAGTGGTTTCTTGAGGTTTTAAAATTCTTTCCTAAAGTACCATCTTTTGGCTGATCATTGCACTACCTTAGTACTATCCTTTATACTCCGTTTTGCCAAGTTATACATAATATTGACATTTTTAATTATCAGGTAGCAGTTCAGAGTATGCTATGGAGTTACATCACAAGGAACAACTTCATGAGAATGTACCTGTAATGCAAGCACAACAATATCCAGTGGGTTTACATCTCTGAATTTTGAATCCTTGTTTCTATGGGCATTTATTTTGACATGTTTGAACACGTATACAGATGGCAAGGTCAGTTGGTTTTAATTTAGGAAGTAGCCACCCACCAAATCGTCAGCAGCATCAGCTGGGTGGTAATTCAGTAAGTTCTCTCGAAACAACCATCAAACGTGTAACATCTGCCGCAACTATCATTGTTATGTTCTTTTCGACTTTGATATGTTACTGCTAAGATGCATGATTCAGGTTTACTGTTAACATTTACCCTTTTATACATGGAAGACTAATCTTCATTATGTTCTGTCAGATTCATAGTGCTGGACCCCAAAATATTGGACTAAGACCACTAAACTCTAATCAAGCTTCTAGTTTGGGATCATATGAGCAACTGCTCCAGCAGTACCAGCAGCCGCAGACCCAAAGGCCTTTCAGGTTGCAGCAGATGTCTTCAGGCACCCAGTCACACAGGGATCCAAGTCTAAAGGTCATTCAGGGAGGCCAGACACCACCTGATCCATATGGCTTGTTAGGATTGTTGGGAGTTATAAGGATGCATGATGCTGACTTGACATCTCTTGCTTTAGGAATAGATTTAACAACATTGGGTTTAAATTTGAACTCAGCAGACAATCTGTACAAGACATTTGGTTCCCCATGGTCAAATGAGCCAGCAAAAGGAGATCCTGATTTTCAGAATCCAGCTTGTTACTTGGCTGAGCAACCCCCACCACTCACTGTAAGTTGCCAAAAACCATAGGCTATTTCTGCCTAATTTGATATTAGACCAATCTTCTTAAGAAAGAAGCTCAAATTCTTTCGTCGGTGCACCCGGTTCCTTTTACTATAAAATTATTGTAACAAGTTCTGTCTTGGTGCAGCCTttgcattttcagaagtttcagACACTCATACTGTTCTACATATTCTATACGTACTTCTGTTACTTGAAAATCGTACTCCAtccatccataaaaggatgtcccaactttgtcaaaatatgcatgtataaagttgagacatccttttatggacggaggaagtattgCCCATTAGTTCCAGCAATATTTTAAGGTGATTATTTTGATGTTTT encodes:
- the LOC124652806 gene encoding probable NOT transcription complex subunit VIP2 isoform X2: MSGLLNSNLNSSASNLPDSTGRPFTTSFSGQSGSVQGFHHSGLHNIHGNFNLPNMPGSLAQRNAAMSGLPSSGVQQTGGSISGRFASNNLPGAMSQTMTVTISLHIPHAHSGVGGRGMNVGGGQAYSSGMNIGGTIQGLSSNLGNSVNRNSVQGMSASPALGNLGPRITSSVGNIVGGSNIGRNMSSGGLSVPSIASRMNFGGNTGSGSLNVQGSNRMMNGILPQGSSQLISMIGSSYPSSGGSLSQNQMQGGNNSLGSMGMLHDHGDNAPFDINDFPQLTGRPSSAGGPQGQYGSLRKQGVGVNTIVQQNQEFSIQNEDFPALPGFKGSSSEYAMELHHKEQLHENVPVMQAQQYPMARSVGFNLGSSHPPNRQQHQLGGNSIHSAGPQNIGLRPLNSNQASSLGSYEQLLQQYQQPQTQRPFRLQQMSSGTQSHRDPSLKVIQGGQTPPDPYGLLGLLGVIRMHDADLTSLALGIDLTTLGLNLNSADNLYKTFGSPWSNEPAKGDPDFQNPACYLAEQPPPLTPLHFQKFQTLILFYIFYTMPKDEAQICAAIELYNRGWFYHRELRLWFTRIPNMEPLVKAPDHERGSYGCFDPHNWETVRKDNFVLHYELVEKKPSPPSAYQIVR
- the LOC124652806 gene encoding probable NOT transcription complex subunit VIP2 isoform X1, whose amino-acid sequence is MNVGGGQAYSSGMNIGGTIQGLSSNLGNSVNRNSVQGMSASPALGNLGPRITSSVGNIVGGSNIGRNMSSGGLSVPSIASRMNFGGNTGSGSLNVQGSNRMMNGILPQGSSQLISMIGSSYPSSGGSLSQNQMQGGNNSLGSMGMLHDHGDNAPFDINDFPQLTGRPSSAGGPQGQYGSLRKQGVGVNTIVQQNQEFSIQNEDFPALPGFKGSSSEYAMELHHKEQLHENVPMARSVGFNLGSSHPPNRQQHQLGGNSIHSAGPQNIGLRPLNSNQASSLGSYEQLLQQYQQPQTQRPFRLQQMSSGTQSHRDPSLKVIQGGQTPPDPYGLLGLLGVIRMHDADLTSLALGIDLTTLGLNLNSADNLYKTFGSPWSNEPAKGDPDFQNPACYLAEQPPPLTPLHFQKFQTLILFYIFYTMPKDEAQICAAIELYNRGWFYHRELRLWFTRIPNMEPLVKAPDHERGSYGCFDPHNWETVRKDNFVLHYELVEKKPSPPSAYQIVR